A stretch of DNA from Nitrosopumilus zosterae:
CAAGCAGGAAATGCCAAAGTATTCACTATAAACAGAACCAACATTGTTTTGAATTCAGTATTCTTTGTTCTAGGATTTTCAGTGGTGTTCTCAATATTAGGAGTAATTATTAACAGTGTACTAGGAACAGCAGCTGAAGAATTTGTAGGTGTGTTAAATCAAGTAGGAGGAATTATCATCATAGGATTTGGAATATTTTTACTTCTTTCAACAAAGATCAATAAATTAAATATAGAAAAAAAATTCTTTCCTAAAAGATCAAAAGCAAGTTATCCTATGTCGTTTGTTTTTGGATTAGCATTTGCTGCAGGTTGGACACCATGTGTTGGTCCAATATTAGGCACAATACTTACACTGGCTGCAACAACTCCATCTGTTGCATTTAATTTACTATTAGTTTACTCCTTAGGATTAGGAATTCCATTCATTTTGATCGGAGTATTTTATTCTAGGGCAACCAGAATTATTCGTTCTA
This window harbors:
- a CDS encoding cytochrome c biogenesis CcdA family protein, whose protein sequence is MSEINLAIAALAGLGSFVAPCILPMIPAFLAYISGTTLTELNQAGNAKVFTINRTNIVLNSVFFVLGFSVVFSILGVIINSVLGTAAEEFVGVLNQVGGIIIIGFGIFLLLSTKINKLNIEKKFFPKRSKASYPMSFVFGLAFAAGWTPCVGPILGTILTLAATTPSVAFNLLLVYSLGLGIPFILIGVFYSRATRIIRSMSKHLKYYNLVLGGFIMILGILVFTNQLAYIANFPLLNELLFLG